A single region of the Methanothrix sp. genome encodes:
- a CDS encoding methyltransferase, with protein sequence MACRECKNEPHIDKKAPRRSLEIGGLERCEHCGKAPLDLVMLEAMDLLVEEGLRDDREPLRSVGSPMIEIGYPLPYPPRLGDSQLILLMERVNRSAASRLIEIPEVKGVIRRSRQIPGVVDKKGHTWELLSGCDMRCDIIQSIYGDLVIYKNQSKIHIEFPRESYPKIRILENLRIAGRSVIDGLCGPGTLGLVCVLAGAKKVVMNDIWLPAIENVLINLEANRDILGIDSIELFDRGDEQVGGSPRLVGRARGACEIEVYHGDIRKLFSAVSPQDICILDHFPGAPLDEIRRACSSCDEIVVI encoded by the coding sequence ATGGCGTGTCGGGAATGCAAAAATGAGCCGCATATTGACAAGAAGGCCCCACGGAGATCCCTCGAGATAGGAGGGCTGGAGAGGTGCGAGCACTGCGGGAAAGCACCGCTGGATCTGGTCATGCTCGAGGCGATGGATCTCCTCGTCGAGGAGGGGCTTCGCGACGATCGCGAGCCGCTCCGCAGCGTCGGCTCGCCGATGATAGAGATTGGCTATCCCCTGCCATATCCACCGCGCCTCGGCGATTCTCAGCTCATACTGCTGATGGAGAGGGTGAACAGAAGTGCTGCCTCCAGGCTCATCGAGATACCGGAGGTAAAGGGCGTGATAAGACGCAGCAGACAGATACCTGGCGTTGTTGATAAAAAAGGGCACACATGGGAGCTGCTCTCAGGCTGCGATATGCGCTGTGACATCATCCAGAGCATCTACGGGGATCTTGTGATATACAAAAACCAGTCGAAGATACACATAGAGTTTCCCAGGGAGAGCTACCCTAAGATACGGATTCTGGAGAATCTAAGGATCGCGGGAAGAAGCGTGATCGACGGTCTCTGCGGGCCTGGAACCCTCGGGCTTGTCTGTGTACTTGCCGGCGCGAAAAAGGTCGTGATGAACGACATATGGCTGCCGGCGATCGAGAACGTGCTCATAAACCTGGAGGCCAACAGGGACATCCTGGGCATAGATAGCATAGAGCTCTTCGATCGTGGAGATGAGCAGGTTGGAGGCAGTCCCAGGCTGGTCGGGCGCGCAAGGGGCGCATGCGAGATAGAGGTATACCATGGGGATATACGAAAGCTCTTCTCAGCTGTGAGCCCCCAGGATATATGCATACTGGATCACTTTCCTGGCGCACCGCTGGACGAGATCAGGAGAGCATGCAGCTCCTGCGATGAAATTGTGGTAATATGA
- a CDS encoding uracil-DNA glycosylase, producing the protein MCGSDLRELACEIMRCERCRLSQTRRNAVPGEGPADASIMMIGEAPGAAEDLAGRPFVGRAGAILNRALGLAGLNRGEIFITNIVKCRPPGNRQPSREEIRACMPYLRKQIEIIGPSAVCLLGNVPAKAVLGMQGVTSLRGRIFDDLYLITFHPAAVLRNKDRMELFVSDLAKLREMLSVDHLPRDVKRNA; encoded by the coding sequence GTGTGCGGGAGTGATCTCAGGGAGCTTGCATGTGAGATCATGAGATGTGAGAGGTGCAGGCTCTCGCAGACAAGAAGAAACGCAGTTCCGGGTGAGGGGCCGGCGGATGCGAGTATCATGATGATAGGCGAAGCACCAGGCGCGGCCGAGGATCTTGCGGGGAGGCCGTTTGTGGGAAGGGCTGGTGCGATCCTGAACAGGGCGCTGGGCCTTGCGGGATTGAATCGTGGTGAGATCTTCATAACAAACATCGTGAAGTGCAGGCCGCCAGGAAACAGGCAGCCCAGCAGAGAGGAGATAAGGGCGTGCATGCCGTATCTCAGAAAGCAGATCGAGATAATCGGACCATCAGCGGTCTGCCTCCTCGGGAACGTCCCCGCAAAGGCTGTACTCGGGATGCAGGGCGTGACATCTCTCAGGGGGAGGATATTCGACGATCTGTATCTGATCACATTCCATCCGGCGGCTGTTCTCAGAAACAAGGATCGCATGGAGCTTTTCGTATCCGATCTGGCAAAGCTCAGGGAGATGCTATCTGTGGATCATCTGCCCCGAGATGTGAAACGAAATGCCTGA
- a CDS encoding PstS family phosphate ABC transporter substrate-binding protein: MRLLALIAVMLVMGSISPVLSATDVRVSGSTTVLPLASVCAESFNSEQSDYRVTVTGGGTGVGITDLGEGRSDIAMASREVTDTERSKYETNGKKFNEILVGYDGIVIAVSPQVYDAGVRALTKEQVRMIYAGEITNWKEVGGPDRQIYAIARRAGSGTRDTFNEIIMGSKEAETPGVSTEAADNSEVKTAIKGSDKAICYLGYSYVTDGTVKGVALDGVEPTVDSIKSGEYPLARKLYFYTLGEPSPGAQAFIDFVLSSRGQDLAEKAGYIRV; encoded by the coding sequence ATGAGATTGCTGGCATTAATAGCCGTAATGCTTGTAATGGGATCCATCAGCCCTGTGCTGAGCGCCACGGACGTGCGCGTCTCGGGATCGACCACTGTGCTGCCTCTTGCATCTGTATGTGCTGAGAGCTTCAACTCGGAGCAGAGTGATTACCGGGTCACTGTCACAGGCGGTGGCACCGGAGTGGGAATAACTGATCTGGGAGAGGGGAGATCGGATATCGCCATGGCATCCAGGGAAGTGACAGACACTGAGAGGAGCAAGTATGAGACCAACGGCAAAAAGTTCAACGAGATACTGGTTGGATACGACGGCATAGTCATAGCAGTGAGCCCACAGGTTTATGATGCTGGCGTGAGGGCGCTCACAAAAGAGCAGGTCAGAATGATATATGCCGGAGAGATCACCAACTGGAAGGAGGTCGGTGGTCCTGACAGGCAGATATACGCCATAGCGAGGAGAGCGGGATCCGGCACGAGGGATACATTCAACGAGATCATAATGGGCTCTAAGGAGGCGGAGACCCCCGGAGTATCGACAGAGGCCGCTGACAACTCTGAGGTGAAGACCGCGATAAAGGGCAGCGATAAGGCGATATGCTATCTCGGGTACAGCTACGTCACAGATGGGACTGTGAAGGGAGTTGCGCTGGATGGCGTGGAGCCTACAGTTGATAGCATCAAATCCGGAGAGTACCCGCTGGCGAGGAAGCTGTACTTCTACACCCTCGGCGAGCCCAGTCCGGGCGCCCAGGCCTTCATAGACTTCGTGCTGAGCTCACGCGGGCAGGATCTGGCTGAAAAGGCCGGGTATATACGGGTATGA
- a CDS encoding tetratricopeptide repeat protein — protein sequence MIFPSFARPLAVTLVSEAGAADARRWLERGNSYFNSGRYEKALEAYDRAIEHDPTIVDAWNNRGIALSYMGRYEDALKSYDEALRLDPKHAFAWNNKGMALGSMRRYQEALACFDKALEIDAYFIGAWYNKSHAMAALGRAREARAAMITAKTLESAARRCR from the coding sequence ATGATATTTCCATCATTTGCCCGGCCTCTCGCAGTGACGCTCGTGAGCGAAGCAGGCGCTGCGGATGCCAGGAGATGGCTCGAGAGGGGCAACTCTTACTTCAACTCGGGAAGATATGAGAAAGCCTTGGAGGCATACGATCGCGCTATAGAGCATGATCCAACAATCGTGGACGCCTGGAACAACCGCGGGATCGCTCTCTCGTACATGGGAAGGTATGAGGACGCTCTGAAGAGCTACGACGAGGCGCTCAGGCTCGATCCAAAACATGCGTTTGCCTGGAACAACAAGGGCATGGCCCTCGGATCGATGAGGAGATACCAGGAGGCGCTCGCCTGCTTCGACAAGGCCCTCGAGATCGATGCTTACTTCATAGGCGCATGGTACAACAAGAGCCACGCCATGGCAGCGCTCGGCAGAGCAAGGGAGGCGCGGGCTGCGATGATCACGGCAAAGACCCTCGAGAGCGCGGCAAGAAGGTGCAGGTGA
- a CDS encoding citrate/2-methylcitrate synthase: protein MSSRPDYILFDRNTKAFVYGYQVNAIQRMLDFDYVCQRETPSIAAIINPSRSGIHKAFWGTKEILLPMYRTIAEAAEKHPDADVMVNFASHRSAFDTTMEALRERTIRTVAIIAEGVPERHARIIGATARRAGKVIIGPATVGGLAAGAFRIGNTAGTIENIVACRLYRPGCVGFVSKSGGMLNEAFNIISRNSNGVYEGIAIGGDRYPGSSMLDHILRYEANPDIAMIACLGELGGEDEYRIVDALNEGRITKPLVAWVTGTCAPFLPASVQFGHAGAKADTARETAQEKNRALKEAGAHVPESFDGYGDEIRKVYERLLAEGKVREVVEPQVPSIPVDYSKALSTGMIRRPTTFICTISDDRGEEVLYAGIPLSDVLERNMGIGGVIGLLWFKKVLPDYAARFIELVLQIVADHGPSVSAAHNAIVASCAGKDLISSLASGLLTIGPRFGGAIDDAAREFKRAYDSGLTPEQFVNEMKRKGVNIPGIGHRIKSVKNPDKRVQLLIDYAKRHFARTDLLNYALQVEAITTAKKGNLILNVDGCIGILFLDLMASCPVFTQQDIDDVLKYGYLNGLFALGRTIGIIGHILDQKRLGARLYRHPSEDIAFMLPEH, encoded by the coding sequence ATGAGCTCGAGGCCTGATTACATTCTCTTCGACAGGAACACGAAGGCTTTCGTTTACGGTTACCAGGTGAACGCGATCCAGAGGATGCTCGATTTCGATTACGTATGCCAGAGGGAGACTCCCAGCATCGCGGCCATAATAAACCCCAGCAGATCCGGAATACACAAGGCGTTCTGGGGGACGAAGGAGATCCTACTTCCGATGTACAGGACGATCGCGGAGGCTGCCGAGAAGCATCCAGATGCTGATGTGATGGTGAACTTCGCCTCACACAGATCCGCGTTCGATACAACAATGGAGGCTTTAAGGGAGAGGACAATAAGAACTGTTGCCATCATAGCTGAGGGAGTGCCTGAGAGGCACGCCAGGATAATCGGGGCGACTGCGAGAAGAGCAGGCAAGGTGATAATAGGGCCTGCAACTGTTGGTGGCCTGGCTGCTGGCGCCTTCAGGATAGGCAACACCGCGGGAACGATAGAGAACATCGTCGCATGCAGGCTCTACAGGCCTGGATGTGTTGGGTTCGTCTCAAAGTCAGGCGGCATGCTCAACGAGGCTTTCAACATCATCTCCAGGAACTCGAATGGCGTCTACGAGGGCATAGCCATAGGCGGCGACAGGTACCCTGGCTCCAGCATGCTCGATCACATACTCAGGTATGAGGCGAATCCGGATATAGCGATGATCGCCTGCCTGGGCGAGCTCGGCGGGGAGGACGAGTACAGGATCGTCGATGCTCTGAATGAGGGGAGGATAACAAAGCCGCTTGTTGCCTGGGTCACGGGAACATGCGCGCCCTTTCTGCCTGCGAGCGTCCAGTTCGGGCATGCGGGTGCGAAGGCGGATACAGCGAGGGAGACCGCGCAGGAGAAGAACCGCGCGCTTAAGGAGGCAGGGGCACACGTCCCAGAGTCCTTCGATGGATATGGAGATGAGATAAGAAAGGTGTACGAGAGGCTCCTGGCCGAGGGAAAGGTCAGAGAGGTGGTAGAGCCGCAGGTTCCGAGCATACCTGTGGATTACAGCAAGGCCCTCTCAACTGGCATGATAAGAAGGCCCACAACGTTCATATGCACGATCTCGGATGACCGCGGCGAGGAGGTGCTATACGCAGGGATACCTCTGAGCGATGTGCTTGAGCGGAACATGGGGATCGGCGGGGTGATCGGCCTGCTCTGGTTCAAGAAGGTGCTCCCCGATTATGCTGCCCGCTTCATAGAGCTTGTTCTCCAGATAGTCGCAGATCACGGGCCATCCGTCTCCGCGGCGCACAACGCGATCGTCGCATCCTGCGCCGGCAAGGATCTCATCTCCTCACTGGCAAGCGGACTGCTCACGATCGGCCCGAGGTTCGGAGGGGCGATAGATGATGCGGCGAGGGAGTTCAAGAGGGCATACGACTCCGGTCTCACCCCCGAGCAGTTCGTGAATGAGATGAAGAGAAAGGGCGTGAACATCCCGGGCATCGGTCACAGGATCAAGAGCGTCAAGAACCCTGATAAGAGGGTGCAGCTGCTGATCGATTACGCAAAGCGGCACTTCGCCAGGACGGATCTCCTCAACTACGCGCTCCAGGTCGAGGCGATCACAACGGCCAAGAAGGGCAATCTGATCCTGAACGTCGATGGGTGCATAGGCATACTCTTCCTGGACCTGATGGCATCGTGTCCGGTCTTCACGCAGCAGGATATAGACGATGTGCTGAAGTACGGATACCTCAACGGGCTCTTCGCGCTGGGCAGGACGATCGGGATCATAGGGCACATCCTGGATCAGAAGCGCCTTGGCGCAAGGCTGTACCGCCATCCATCTGAGGACATAGCATTCATGCTGCCAGAGCATTAG
- a CDS encoding DUF2116 family Zn-ribbon domain-containing protein, whose translation MNKLSPHKHCIICGNAIEADSMFCDELCESKYRSAQRRQQLVFVVFLLLMIATFVLLGILPALFGQSRPG comes from the coding sequence TTGAACAAGCTCTCACCCCACAAGCACTGCATAATATGCGGCAATGCCATTGAGGCCGACAGCATGTTCTGTGATGAGCTCTGCGAATCGAAATACCGATCGGCCCAGAGGCGCCAGCAGCTTGTTTTTGTGGTCTTTCTTCTTCTCATGATCGCAACATTCGTCCTGCTTGGCATCCTGCCGGCGCTCTTCGGGCAGAGCAGGCCCGGCTGA
- the mutL gene encoding DNA mismatch repair endonuclease MutL, with product MPRIHILDEETVSRIAAGEVIERPASVVKELIENSIDAGATRIFVEVRDGGISLIKVVDDGCGIERDDLPLAFQRHATSKISRADDLFRLKTLGFRGEALSAIASVSRCVEVQTRTRSSGMGTYLRLENGRVAEIRDDGCPYGTSIEVRGLFENIPARLKHLSSPSQELARIAETVTQMAIIHHRVSFEISSGRRSLFRSNASETWDDALIRAFGLGTVKGMIPITAKGEGFELRGMISSPDASRQDSESILVYVNSRPVYSRALIQALRDAYRGFLRSGRSYVAVISIEIEPSLVDVNVHPAKREVRFLREGEIYDAVRDAALSALRSSAIPAAAPPARITEPQLLIPKPQIQETLPLEVQAEQRISEPLIRILGQALDLYIVVEYDDGIMLVDQHAAAERIRYEHLLEKCESESISQELIQPVTVELSPGEAALLDSFSAKLREIGFEIDHFGGRAYSVRAVPAAVGLESPESVRAVLRDILQLGRACKTSFRDEALKLLACRGSIKSGEKLSEGAMLRLLTDLFACDNPRTCPHGRPVVVRISSESLERMFGRR from the coding sequence ATGCCCAGGATACACATACTTGATGAAGAGACCGTGAGCAGGATAGCTGCGGGGGAGGTGATAGAGCGGCCGGCATCTGTCGTCAAGGAGCTGATCGAGAACTCGATAGACGCTGGAGCCACGCGGATCTTCGTCGAGGTCAGAGACGGTGGCATATCACTCATAAAGGTCGTCGATGACGGCTGCGGGATCGAGCGTGATGATCTGCCGCTCGCATTCCAGAGGCATGCCACAAGCAAAATTTCAAGAGCAGATGATCTCTTCAGGCTTAAAACCCTTGGGTTCCGCGGTGAGGCGCTGTCTGCTATAGCCAGCGTATCAAGATGCGTTGAGGTGCAGACGAGAACCAGAAGCTCTGGGATGGGCACGTATCTTCGACTGGAGAACGGCAGGGTTGCTGAGATAAGAGATGATGGATGCCCTTACGGGACAAGCATAGAGGTGAGGGGGCTTTTCGAGAACATCCCTGCGAGGCTCAAGCATCTCTCCTCCCCCTCACAGGAGCTCGCGAGGATCGCAGAGACTGTTACGCAGATGGCCATAATACACCACAGAGTATCATTTGAGATCTCCTCCGGCAGGAGATCGCTCTTCAGATCGAACGCATCGGAGACATGGGATGATGCTCTGATCAGAGCATTCGGGCTCGGGACTGTTAAGGGCATGATACCCATAACAGCGAAAGGAGAGGGGTTCGAGCTCCGCGGCATGATATCCTCTCCAGATGCCTCACGCCAGGACTCCGAGTCCATCCTGGTTTATGTGAACAGCCGGCCGGTGTACTCGAGAGCTCTCATTCAGGCGCTGAGGGATGCGTACAGGGGCTTTCTGCGGTCGGGCAGAAGCTATGTTGCTGTGATATCGATCGAGATCGAACCATCTCTGGTGGATGTGAACGTCCATCCAGCGAAGAGGGAGGTCAGGTTCCTCAGGGAGGGCGAGATCTATGATGCTGTGAGGGATGCAGCGCTCAGCGCTCTGAGGTCCTCCGCGATACCCGCTGCCGCCCCGCCAGCGCGGATAACAGAACCGCAGCTCTTGATCCCAAAGCCCCAGATCCAGGAGACGCTCCCCCTGGAGGTGCAGGCCGAGCAGAGAATCTCAGAGCCTCTCATCAGAATCCTGGGCCAGGCTCTCGATCTCTACATCGTTGTGGAGTATGATGATGGAATAATGCTCGTGGACCAGCATGCTGCAGCAGAGCGAATCAGATACGAGCATCTTCTCGAGAAATGCGAGAGCGAGAGCATCTCTCAGGAGCTGATCCAGCCGGTCACGGTGGAACTCTCCCCTGGGGAGGCAGCACTCCTCGATTCGTTCTCCGCGAAGCTCAGGGAGATCGGCTTCGAGATCGATCACTTCGGAGGAAGGGCGTACAGCGTCAGGGCCGTGCCCGCAGCTGTGGGCCTTGAGAGCCCGGAGTCGGTTCGTGCTGTTCTCAGAGATATTCTTCAGCTCGGAAGGGCGTGCAAGACCTCTTTCAGGGACGAGGCTCTGAAGCTTCTGGCCTGCAGGGGCTCCATAAAATCAGGAGAGAAGCTGAGCGAGGGTGCGATGCTCAGGCTTCTCACAGACCTCTTCGCATGCGACAACCCCAGGACATGCCCGCATGGAAGGCCTGTTGTTGTTCGGATATCATCTGAGAGCCTGGAGAGGATGTTCGGGAGGAGATGA
- a CDS encoding ATP citrate lyase citrate-binding domain-containing protein, whose protein sequence is MAQRGIREFDAKRLLARFLPEYLDDFDYRGEVALIGPETDLERTVSENPWILEKRLVVKPDQLFGKRGVHGLVLLNASWDDVREYLSKNMKREVTIGGVRGVLDHFLVEPYVPHENELYVAISSDRDGDTIYFSTQGGVCVEENWDRVVQMHVDILDGIDAVDIKSKLPASPDAERVARFIEALFRFYVDLGFAYLEINPFTIVDGKIIPLDMVAKLDDAEEFWCRKKWGDLVFPEPFGRSLTPEELFIKEIDAKTGASLKLTILNPKGRVWTMVAGGGASVIYTDTICDLGFAGELANYGEYSGDPSTEDTYHYTKTILDLMTREKDPRGKVLLIGGAIANFTDVASTFKGVVMALREYRDRLRENNVRIYVRRGGPNYEEGLRMMRELGRELGIPIEVYGPETHMTRIVPMALRGE, encoded by the coding sequence ATGGCGCAGAGAGGCATTAGGGAGTTTGATGCTAAGAGGCTGCTTGCCAGGTTCCTCCCAGAATACCTCGATGATTTTGACTACAGAGGAGAGGTTGCCCTGATCGGGCCGGAGACCGATCTGGAACGCACGGTCTCCGAGAATCCCTGGATTCTCGAGAAGAGGCTTGTGGTGAAGCCTGATCAGCTCTTCGGAAAAAGAGGCGTCCACGGGCTTGTCCTGCTTAACGCCTCCTGGGATGATGTCAGGGAGTACCTGAGCAAGAACATGAAGAGAGAGGTGACGATAGGCGGTGTCAGGGGCGTCCTGGATCACTTCCTGGTTGAGCCGTATGTGCCTCATGAGAATGAGCTCTATGTGGCCATAAGCTCGGATCGCGACGGGGATACCATCTACTTCTCCACACAGGGAGGCGTCTGCGTGGAGGAGAACTGGGACAGGGTCGTTCAGATGCACGTTGATATTCTGGATGGCATCGATGCAGTTGATATAAAATCCAAACTCCCGGCCTCTCCGGATGCAGAGAGAGTGGCAAGATTCATCGAGGCCCTCTTCAGGTTCTACGTAGACCTCGGTTTCGCCTACCTGGAGATCAACCCCTTCACGATCGTCGACGGGAAGATAATACCGCTCGATATGGTCGCGAAGCTGGACGATGCCGAGGAGTTCTGGTGCAGGAAGAAGTGGGGAGATCTCGTATTCCCGGAGCCATTCGGGAGGAGCCTGACACCTGAGGAGCTCTTCATAAAGGAGATAGATGCGAAGACAGGCGCATCGCTGAAGCTCACGATACTGAATCCGAAGGGAAGGGTGTGGACGATGGTCGCAGGCGGCGGAGCCAGCGTGATATACACCGATACGATATGCGATCTCGGCTTCGCCGGAGAGCTGGCGAACTACGGCGAGTACAGCGGCGATCCGAGCACTGAGGATACCTACCATTACACAAAGACGATACTCGATCTCATGACCAGGGAGAAAGATCCGAGGGGGAAGGTGCTGCTCATCGGCGGCGCGATAGCGAACTTCACGGACGTCGCGAGCACCTTCAAGGGCGTTGTCATGGCCCTGAGGGAGTACAGGGACAGGCTCAGGGAGAACAACGTCAGGATATACGTGCGCAGAGGTGGGCCGAACTACGAGGAGGGGCTGAGGATGATGCGGGAGCTCGGCAGGGAGCTCGGAATACCAATAGAGGTCTACGGCCCTGAGACGCACATGACCAGGATAGTGCCAATGGCACTGAGGGGGGAGTGA
- the mutS gene encoding DNA mismatch repair protein MutS, translated as MARLSPLMEQYFRIKEQCPDALLLFRMGDFYETFGEDAVTASRTLNITLTSRQRDDEGNRIPLAGIPYHSLDVYLSRLVNAGHKVAICEQVEDPKQAKGIVRREITRIVTPGTVIEPALLQEKSNNYLAAILPENGLAGLVLLDLSTGDFMASEVPVERLRSELARFSPAECLAPPGVSLDGMRVQCIDGEIFSLNVMAGDGGLLGDLPEKSPLCARAACAILSYLRETRIHSVDHIKPIRMISSSEYMLLDDITLRNLEIFRNLRDGSRSGTLMEVLDETVTPMGSRTLARWLQMPSMSLEVIRRRQDAVEEMVRKALIREEISELLEGLSDLERIIGRVSLGSAGPKDLVALRSSLRRIPEIARAMSGLESEYLADIRKRLDVKELDDLVEMLERALSDDPPSSPRDGGVIRDGYSPELDELRRALRSGRSWIAELESSERRRTGIKSLKVGYNNVFGYYIEVTKPNLSMVPGDYIRKQTLSNAERFVTQELKEMESRVLSAQERSSALEYELFLDLRRQVASRTRSVQEVAAAAGELDTVLGLTKTALRGAMVRPLVDAGREIILRDSRHPVLDRVMKGSFVPNDLTMDESSWFMILTGPNMAGKSTFMRQVALIVIMTQIGSFVPASYAKIGLVDRIFTRVGARDDLVSGRSTFMVEMSELANILVSATKNSLILLDEIGRGTSTFDGLSIAWAVSEYIHSRIRAKTIFATHYHQLTQLNLPGIVNYSMAVKEEGRSITFLRTVVPGATNKSYGIHVARLAGVPEQVIRRAEELLDIIEGQAAIEISKCKSRRSKRYTQLIFFNQPETQDSSILEEIKNLEPEKITPLQALNMLVEYRRRLGCRDAQDTHT; from the coding sequence ATGGCAAGGCTCTCGCCGCTCATGGAGCAGTACTTCAGGATAAAGGAGCAGTGCCCAGATGCCCTTCTCCTCTTCAGAATGGGCGATTTTTATGAGACGTTCGGCGAGGATGCGGTTACGGCATCAAGAACGCTGAACATAACTCTAACGTCGAGGCAGAGGGACGACGAGGGGAACAGGATCCCGCTCGCGGGCATACCATATCACTCGCTGGACGTTTACCTCTCACGGCTCGTTAACGCAGGCCACAAGGTGGCGATATGCGAGCAGGTCGAGGATCCGAAGCAGGCGAAGGGGATCGTGAGGAGGGAGATCACCAGGATAGTCACCCCCGGGACTGTGATAGAGCCAGCGCTGCTCCAGGAGAAGAGCAACAACTACCTGGCAGCCATTCTTCCGGAGAACGGGCTCGCAGGGCTGGTGCTTCTCGATCTATCGACAGGCGATTTCATGGCATCTGAGGTTCCAGTGGAGCGGCTGAGATCTGAGCTGGCCAGGTTCTCTCCGGCTGAGTGCCTGGCTCCGCCCGGTGTATCTCTGGATGGCATGCGTGTGCAGTGCATTGATGGGGAGATCTTTTCATTGAATGTGATGGCCGGGGATGGTGGGCTTCTTGGAGATCTGCCAGAGAAAAGCCCACTGTGCGCCCGCGCTGCCTGCGCGATACTCTCCTACCTGCGGGAGACCAGGATTCACTCGGTTGACCACATCAAGCCGATCCGGATGATATCCTCCTCTGAGTACATGCTTCTCGATGATATCACGCTCAGAAACCTGGAGATATTCAGGAACCTCAGGGACGGGTCCAGAAGCGGCACGCTGATGGAGGTCCTGGACGAAACAGTAACGCCGATGGGGTCCAGGACGCTGGCGAGATGGCTCCAGATGCCGTCGATGTCTCTGGAGGTGATTCGGAGAAGACAGGATGCGGTTGAGGAGATGGTGAGAAAAGCTCTGATCAGAGAGGAGATCTCGGAGCTTCTCGAGGGTCTCAGCGACCTGGAGAGGATCATCGGGCGCGTCTCGCTTGGAAGCGCAGGGCCAAAGGATCTCGTGGCGCTGCGATCATCGCTCCGCCGGATCCCGGAGATCGCACGGGCGATGAGCGGTCTGGAGTCAGAGTATCTTGCTGATATCAGAAAGAGGCTTGATGTGAAAGAGCTTGATGATCTTGTGGAGATGCTCGAAAGGGCGCTCTCGGATGATCCCCCATCCTCGCCCAGGGATGGTGGAGTGATAAGGGATGGCTACAGCCCCGAGCTGGACGAGCTGCGCAGAGCGCTCAGAAGCGGGAGGAGCTGGATCGCGGAGCTCGAATCCTCGGAGAGGAGGAGGACCGGGATAAAGTCTCTTAAGGTCGGATACAACAACGTCTTCGGTTATTACATAGAGGTCACGAAGCCGAACCTCTCGATGGTGCCAGGCGACTACATAAGAAAGCAGACTCTCTCAAATGCGGAGCGATTCGTGACCCAGGAGCTGAAGGAGATGGAGAGCAGGGTGCTCTCAGCCCAGGAGAGGTCATCAGCGCTCGAGTACGAGCTCTTCCTGGATCTGCGGCGGCAGGTCGCATCCAGGACCAGATCTGTGCAGGAGGTTGCAGCAGCTGCAGGGGAACTGGACACGGTTCTTGGCCTGACGAAGACCGCCCTCCGGGGAGCGATGGTCAGGCCCCTGGTCGATGCTGGCAGGGAGATAATATTGCGCGACTCAAGGCATCCTGTCCTCGACAGGGTGATGAAGGGCAGCTTCGTCCCGAACGACCTCACAATGGATGAGAGCAGCTGGTTCATGATACTGACCGGCCCGAACATGGCCGGAAAGTCGACATTTATGCGCCAGGTCGCTCTGATAGTCATAATGACTCAGATCGGCTCGTTCGTTCCTGCATCATATGCGAAGATAGGGCTCGTCGACAGGATCTTCACAAGGGTCGGAGCGAGGGACGATCTCGTCTCGGGGAGATCCACATTCATGGTGGAGATGAGCGAGCTTGCGAACATACTGGTCTCAGCTACAAAAAACAGCCTTATTCTGCTCGACGAGATCGGGAGGGGAACGAGCACATTCGACGGCCTCAGCATCGCATGGGCTGTGTCTGAGTACATACACTCCAGAATAAGGGCAAAGACTATCTTCGCGACGCACTACCACCAGCTCACACAGCTAAACCTCCCCGGAATAGTTAACTACAGCATGGCTGTGAAGGAGGAGGGGAGATCGATAACGTTTCTGAGAACAGTTGTGCCCGGCGCGACAAACAAGAGCTACGGCATACATGTCGCCAGGCTCGCCGGAGTACCGGAGCAGGTGATAAGGAGAGCGGAGGAGCTTCTCGATATCATAGAGGGGCAGGCAGCCATAGAGATCAGCAAGTGCAAATCCAGGAGATCTAAGAGGTACACCCAGCTCATATTCTTCAATCAGCCCGAGACGCAGGATAGCTCCATACTCGAGGAGATAAAGAACCTCGAGCCTGAGAAGATAACACCGCTTCAGGCCCTTAACATGCTTGTGGAATACAGAAGAAGGCTCGGCTGTAGGGATGCCCAGGATACACATACTTGA